One genomic segment of Hydrocarboniclastica marina includes these proteins:
- a CDS encoding PaaI family thioesterase — MTDRLNAIRELPFHRYLGVAELNADEGAGSLLFTVSEATVNPAGVLHGGVIYTLCDVCAYAGLTSVLAPGTEAVTHDIHVSVLRAAKLGDVVSMVSTPVKIGRSLCFLDVTAKVDDRIVATARVTKTLVNL, encoded by the coding sequence ATGACAGATCGGCTCAACGCCATCCGTGAACTGCCTTTTCACCGCTATCTCGGCGTTGCCGAACTCAATGCTGACGAAGGCGCTGGCAGCTTGCTCTTTACCGTGAGCGAGGCGACAGTGAACCCCGCCGGGGTACTCCACGGCGGGGTTATCTATACCCTGTGTGATGTTTGCGCCTATGCCGGGCTGACAAGTGTGTTGGCGCCAGGCACCGAAGCTGTCACCCATGACATTCATGTATCAGTGCTGCGAGCGGCGAAACTCGGGGACGTCGTTTCTATGGTTTCCACGCCAGTTAAAATCGGTCGGAGCCTGTGCTTTCTGGACGTTACCGCAAAGGTTGATGACCGTATAGTTGCTACGGCCCGCGTCACCAAAACTCTTGTTAACCTATAA